The following are encoded in a window of Flavobacterium psychrotrophum genomic DNA:
- a CDS encoding glycoside hydrolase family 73 protein — MTQSEFVNQYLPYARQTEAKTGISAIAILAQAALESGWGKAAPGNMFFGVKDTDGINGNEQLLTTTEYSRRADLKFPHIISVTPIVRNGVKMFRYKVKDYFRKYDSPEECFTDHARFFLKNKRYTEALTVKHNPYLFIDAISKAGYATAPNYSGTLKAVAKTIDNLI; from the coding sequence ATGACCCAAAGTGAATTTGTAAACCAATACCTGCCCTACGCCAGGCAAACTGAGGCAAAAACCGGAATATCTGCCATAGCCATACTTGCCCAGGCTGCCCTTGAGAGTGGCTGGGGCAAAGCGGCTCCCGGTAACATGTTTTTTGGCGTGAAAGATACCGACGGCATTAACGGTAACGAACAGCTGCTTACCACAACCGAATACAGCCGCCGCGCCGACCTCAAATTTCCACACATAATAAGCGTTACGCCTATTGTTAGAAATGGTGTAAAAATGTTTCGTTATAAAGTAAAAGATTATTTCAGGAAGTATGATTCACCCGAAGAATGCTTTACAGACCATGCCCGTTTTTTCCTGAAAAACAAGCGGTATACCGAAGCACTTACCGTAAAACACAATCCTTATTTGTTTATCGACGCTATTTCAAAAGCAGGTTATGCCACAGCACCTAACTATTCCGGTACGTTAAAGGCAGTTGCTAAAACTATCGACAACTTAATATGA
- a CDS encoding phage holin family protein has translation MNPSILFFNPFKKILLASTVFYKKPVCITPLIASANFTTIQKGLLLLAGLFVADFITGIAASCIEFRNNPPKIGNAVKQYAIQSSKLRISIVKFCAYGMAILIGAGIEWAFIAQEFSPHEALKQMSLTTIVVAFCCIIETYSIVFENIKRMGFDIILELKNVAAKAWDLYTTLKNDPK, from the coding sequence ATGAACCCATCCATATTATTTTTCAATCCATTTAAAAAAATACTTTTGGCCAGTACCGTGTTTTATAAAAAACCAGTATGTATTACGCCACTAATCGCTTCCGCTAATTTTACAACAATTCAAAAAGGGTTGTTGCTGCTCGCAGGGTTGTTTGTGGCCGATTTTATTACAGGTATAGCGGCAAGCTGTATCGAATTTAGAAACAATCCTCCTAAGATTGGAAATGCCGTAAAACAATACGCAATACAATCATCAAAACTGCGAATATCTATCGTAAAGTTTTGTGCATATGGCATGGCCATACTCATAGGTGCGGGAATAGAATGGGCATTCATAGCACAGGAATTCAGTCCTCACGAGGCGCTTAAACAAATGAGCCTTACTACTATTGTAGTAGCCTTCTGCTGCATTATTGAAACATACTCCATTGTTTTTGAAAATATAAAACGCATGGGGTTTGATATTATTCTTGAGCTAAAAAATGTAGCTGCCAAAGCATGGGATTTGTACACAACCTTAAAAAATGACCCAAAGTGA